One genomic segment of Catalinimonas alkaloidigena includes these proteins:
- a CDS encoding vWA domain-containing protein produces the protein MKRYILLLFFLTSVGLVRAQVQIQRPPEKTRLLFLLDASGSMYANWENSVRMDIAKAMLVELVDSLKVDQDLELALRVYGHQYNLRYKNCQDSKLEVPFAPANHDRLIAKLRQIQPSGVTPIAYSLEQAANDFTNDPEYRNLIIIITDGIESCGGDPCAVSLSLQEKNIFLKPFVIGLGMDNDYRDEFACVGQYFDAKNVNDFRLVLDDILKQSLETTTVSVELLGTDNQPTETNVNVTFYNNFTKAPIYDFVHYRDAQGRPDSVVLDAVLSYDVVVNTIPPVIKRNVIFEGGKHNVLPIKSPQGSLQLSQRGHTEYDKGVNALIRQHGKQEILNVQSVASAEKYLAGTYDIEVLTLPKTYFKDVKIEYGQTTNLTIPGPGVLNANIVTKGYGSIYKVHENGFQEWVYDLNADETRFTMALQPGNYKMVFRAERSFGSKYTEVKEFKIDSGSTVSVKFFGP, from the coding sequence GTGAAGAGATATATTCTGCTATTGTTTTTTCTGACAAGCGTTGGCTTAGTAAGGGCCCAAGTTCAGATTCAGAGACCACCTGAAAAAACCCGTCTGCTATTTTTACTTGATGCCTCCGGCAGTATGTACGCTAACTGGGAAAACAGTGTACGTATGGACATTGCCAAAGCCATGCTGGTAGAACTTGTAGACTCCCTTAAAGTAGATCAAGACCTTGAGCTGGCACTGCGAGTATACGGACATCAGTATAATCTTCGCTACAAAAACTGTCAGGACAGCAAGCTGGAAGTACCTTTCGCACCAGCCAATCATGACCGACTTATCGCAAAACTCAGACAAATACAGCCTTCGGGAGTAACTCCCATTGCTTATTCACTGGAACAGGCAGCCAATGATTTTACGAATGACCCTGAATACCGCAACCTTATTATTATTATTACAGATGGTATAGAGTCTTGTGGGGGAGATCCTTGTGCCGTCTCCCTCTCCCTCCAGGAAAAGAATATTTTCCTCAAACCATTTGTGATTGGCCTCGGAATGGATAATGACTACCGGGATGAATTTGCCTGTGTAGGTCAGTATTTTGATGCAAAAAATGTTAATGATTTCCGGCTAGTGTTGGATGATATCTTAAAGCAGTCACTGGAAACCACCACTGTAAGTGTAGAACTACTTGGCACTGACAATCAACCAACAGAGACCAACGTAAACGTCACTTTTTACAACAATTTTACGAAGGCACCTATTTACGATTTTGTGCACTATCGGGATGCGCAGGGCAGACCTGATTCAGTAGTCCTGGATGCGGTGCTTTCTTATGATGTGGTTGTCAACACCATACCTCCGGTCATAAAGCGAAATGTTATTTTTGAAGGAGGCAAGCACAATGTACTTCCTATCAAATCACCACAGGGTTCATTACAGCTCTCACAGAGAGGTCACACAGAATACGACAAAGGGGTGAACGCACTCATCAGGCAGCATGGGAAACAAGAAATATTGAATGTGCAAAGCGTTGCCAGCGCTGAAAAATATTTGGCAGGCACCTACGATATAGAAGTACTTACTTTACCGAAAACATATTTCAAAGATGTAAAAATTGAATACGGTCAAACCACTAATCTAACCATACCAGGACCAGGGGTGCTAAACGCTAACATCGTTACCAAAGGCTATGGAAGTATCTACAAAGTCCATGAAAACGGGTTTCAGGAATGGGTATATGATCTTAACGCTGACGAAACTCGCTTTACCATGGCATTACAACCAGGTAACTACAAAATGGTGTTCCGAGCTGAAAGATCATTTGGCAGCAAATATACTGAGGTAAAAGAATTTAAGATAGACAGTGGATCAACAGTAAGTGTAAAGTTTTTTGGCCCGTAA
- the bcp gene encoding thioredoxin-dependent thiol peroxidase translates to MSLKVGDQAPDFEAKNQKDETVKLSDFRGKKVVLYFYPKDNTSGCTAQACNLRDNYSNLQKAGYEVIGVSKDGVKSHQKFAEKQELPFTLIADEDTNINQAYGVWKEKSMYGKKYMGTARTTFLIDEDGKIEDIIEKVKTKEHTAQILK, encoded by the coding sequence ATGTCACTAAAAGTAGGCGACCAGGCTCCTGATTTTGAAGCTAAGAATCAAAAAGATGAAACTGTTAAGTTATCTGATTTTCGTGGGAAAAAAGTTGTCCTTTATTTCTATCCCAAAGATAACACTTCAGGTTGTACGGCTCAGGCTTGTAACCTGAGGGATAATTACAGCAATCTTCAAAAAGCTGGCTATGAAGTAATTGGAGTAAGTAAAGATGGGGTAAAATCACATCAGAAATTTGCCGAAAAACAGGAATTACCTTTCACCCTAATTGCCGACGAAGACACTAATATTAATCAGGCCTACGGCGTATGGAAAGAAAAGTCAATGTATGGCAAAAAGTATATGGGCACTGCGAGAACTACTTTTTTAATTGATGAAGACGGTAAAATAGAAGACATCATAGAAAAAGTAAAAACCAAAGAGCATACCGCCCAGATACTAAAATAA
- a CDS encoding NeuD/PglB/VioB family sugar acetyltransferase: MMDNPVIIFGAGGLGKATLEIFQENEVVVYCFLDDDKRLHGQEIAEIGILGSMDDHGYTKFIGKKCDAFVALDDRELRKGVFKMLNDRRKVMPINAVHPKAMISGNAYISYGLFANAGVVIGSFAKVGIGCILHTNSVVDYEAQLGDHVQVGAGSVIHAGAKVEDNVFIGAGVTIAAPLEIGKGARIGAGSVVVENVKAGATVFGNPAKEV, translated from the coding sequence ATGATGGACAATCCGGTAATAATATTTGGCGCAGGTGGCTTAGGAAAAGCTACATTAGAAATATTTCAGGAAAACGAAGTAGTAGTTTACTGTTTTCTGGATGACGATAAACGTTTGCATGGACAGGAAATAGCAGAAATCGGTATTCTGGGAAGCATGGATGATCATGGATACACAAAGTTTATTGGTAAAAAATGTGACGCTTTTGTGGCACTAGATGACCGTGAGCTTCGTAAAGGCGTATTCAAAATGTTAAATGATCGTCGTAAGGTGATGCCGATAAATGCGGTTCATCCCAAAGCTATGATTTCTGGAAACGCCTATATTTCTTATGGTCTTTTCGCGAATGCCGGAGTAGTCATAGGTAGCTTTGCCAAAGTGGGAATAGGATGTATTCTGCATACCAATTCGGTGGTAGATTATGAAGCACAGCTTGGTGATCATGTACAGGTCGGTGCCGGCAGTGTTATACATGCCGGTGCGAAAGTAGAAGATAATGTGTTTATTGGTGCAGGAGTAACCATAGCCGCTCCGCTGGAAATAGGAAAAGGAGCACGCATCGGTGCTGGCTCGGTCGTCGTGGAAAACGTGAAGGCAGGTGCCACAGTGTTTGGAAACCCTGCAAAAGAAGTATAA
- a CDS encoding nucleoside phosphorylase, with protein sequence MKDHAPSSEIILNADGSIYHLGLRPEHLTDFIITVGDPERVAEVSKYFDSIDVMINKREFVSHIGRLGKKNIMVISSGMGTDNVEILLTELDILANVNLSNLNPNAEHRTLTIIRVGTSGALRKDVPLDSLLMSDYAFGLDTLMHFYGNKKNMLYSEHARQLQQHMELSFEPYCERANETLKSLLTQELLTGNTLTCPGFYAPQGRRVKLPLQFENYHEKLKSFSFDGGKLTNFEMETAGYYALGKALGHKVLSTNAIVANRETQKFSVHSSKTIDKLIRTVLSKISGLD encoded by the coding sequence TTGAAAGATCACGCTCCATCCTCCGAAATCATCCTGAACGCTGATGGGAGTATTTACCATCTGGGCTTACGACCCGAACATCTTACGGACTTCATCATTACAGTTGGTGACCCTGAGCGGGTAGCTGAAGTAAGTAAATACTTTGATAGTATTGATGTAATGATCAATAAGCGGGAATTTGTTTCGCACATAGGTAGACTGGGTAAAAAAAACATCATGGTTATCAGCAGCGGTATGGGCACAGATAATGTAGAAATACTGCTTACTGAATTAGATATTTTGGCCAATGTCAATCTGAGCAATCTCAACCCTAATGCTGAACATCGTACATTAACGATTATTCGTGTAGGTACATCAGGTGCATTACGGAAAGATGTTCCCTTGGATTCTTTGCTAATGAGTGACTACGCATTTGGATTAGATACTCTGATGCATTTTTACGGCAATAAAAAAAATATGCTTTATAGCGAACATGCCCGGCAACTGCAGCAGCATATGGAACTTTCCTTTGAACCATATTGTGAACGGGCTAACGAAACTTTAAAGTCCTTGTTGACACAAGAGTTATTGACAGGAAACACCCTTACCTGCCCGGGCTTTTATGCTCCTCAGGGTCGTAGAGTTAAATTACCTCTGCAGTTTGAAAACTATCATGAAAAACTGAAGAGTTTTAGCTTTGATGGGGGTAAATTGACAAATTTTGAGATGGAGACAGCTGGCTACTATGCATTAGGCAAGGCTTTAGGACATAAGGTATTGAGCACCAACGCAATTGTAGCAAATCGGGAAACACAAAAGTTTTCTGTCCATTCTTCCAAAACCATTGATAAGCTGATACGTACAGTATTGAGTAAAATCTCAGGTTTGGATTAA
- the trxA gene encoding thioredoxin: protein MSKPVELTDSNFDEMINAGDKPVLVDFWAEWCGPCKMIAPVVNELAEDYDGKAVIGKVDVDSNPSISAKYGIRSIPTLLVFKNGEIVDKQVGAVNKGVLAQKLDAQLA, encoded by the coding sequence ATGAGTAAACCCGTTGAACTTACCGATTCTAATTTTGACGAAATGATCAACGCAGGCGATAAGCCGGTTTTAGTTGATTTTTGGGCAGAATGGTGTGGACCATGTAAAATGATTGCTCCCGTTGTAAATGAGTTAGCTGAAGACTATGATGGGAAAGCAGTAATCGGTAAGGTAGATGTAGATTCAAATCCAAGTATCTCAGCTAAGTATGGAATTCGTAGTATTCCTACTTTATTGGTATTTAAAAATGGAGAAATTGTTGATAAGCAGGTAGGTGCTGTTAATAAAGGAGTATTAGCCCAAAAGCTTGACGCACAACTTGCATAA
- a CDS encoding nitrite reductase — protein MQSFRTEIENPVVEKDIIELEKKIRLFRVGNIDEDRFRSLRLARGVYGQRQQGVQMVRIKIPFGRLTVPQIRRVADIADEYANSNIHLTTRQDIQIHFVSLDRTPELWSELEQDKLTLREACGNTVRNVTASAKAGIDPNEPFDVSPYAQSIFEYFLRNPVCQEMGRKFKIALSSSQEDSAFTFIHDIGLIPKVKEVDGKEIRGFKVLIGGGLGAQPHMAEVASEFMEEDKVIPFTESVLRVFDRHGERNKRGRARMKFLMKSIGAEELIRLAGEEQKSLRAQSVKVDRDLIPEQVLPKNNDFGPATISDERKYALWKTTNVFPQKQEGYYGVHIKLPLGNILSDKARKFADIVEKYAADDVRITVNQGFLLKFLTEDALPHLFNALHEIDLAEPGFDSTADVTACPGTDTCNLGISNSTGASNRIEQLIRAEYPELVKNNDIKIKISGCPNSCGQHGIASIGFHGSSMKDKNKNVLPALQVLLGGGVDGNGEGRIAEKITKVPSKKVDETMRVLLDDYEENGNDGEYYADYYLRQGKMYFYHLLKPLTDLESLSPEDYKDWKHEHEEEAFKVEAGVGECAGVVIDLIQTLIVEAEEKLESALENYQGGNYADAIYNAYSGFVIGAKSLLLSDDKNPNNQMNIIKEFDKHYVESGKVNLDSSFEALVLQIRDYEPTEAFAKNYIAASESFLTLVKKLREQQLNSKVHA, from the coding sequence ATGCAAAGTTTCCGTACAGAAATTGAAAATCCAGTCGTTGAAAAAGACATCATTGAGCTGGAAAAAAAGATCAGGTTGTTTCGTGTAGGTAATATTGATGAAGATCGCTTTCGCAGCCTGCGGTTAGCCAGAGGAGTGTATGGGCAGCGCCAGCAGGGCGTACAAATGGTGAGAATCAAAATTCCTTTTGGTAGACTTACTGTCCCTCAGATTCGGCGTGTCGCTGATATAGCAGATGAGTATGCCAATAGTAACATCCACCTTACTACACGACAAGACATACAAATTCACTTTGTAAGCCTGGATAGAACACCCGAGCTTTGGTCTGAATTAGAGCAGGATAAGTTGACATTAAGAGAAGCTTGTGGAAATACTGTGCGGAATGTAACGGCTTCAGCTAAGGCAGGCATTGATCCTAATGAACCTTTTGATGTATCACCTTATGCACAGTCAATTTTTGAATATTTCCTCCGTAATCCGGTTTGTCAGGAAATGGGGCGTAAATTTAAAATCGCGCTCTCATCCAGCCAAGAAGATTCTGCCTTTACATTTATCCATGATATCGGTCTAATTCCCAAGGTCAAAGAAGTGGATGGAAAGGAGATAAGAGGCTTCAAAGTACTCATTGGCGGAGGTTTGGGAGCTCAGCCCCATATGGCTGAAGTGGCCTCAGAATTCATGGAAGAGGATAAAGTTATTCCGTTTACCGAATCAGTATTAAGAGTATTTGACAGACATGGAGAGCGTAATAAGCGGGGAAGAGCGAGAATGAAATTCTTAATGAAGAGTATTGGCGCTGAAGAATTGATCAGGTTAGCTGGTGAAGAGCAAAAAAGCTTGAGAGCTCAATCCGTCAAAGTAGACAGAGATTTGATCCCTGAACAGGTGCTTCCAAAAAATAATGATTTTGGCCCAGCTACTATTTCTGATGAGCGTAAATACGCGCTTTGGAAAACTACCAATGTGTTTCCTCAAAAACAGGAAGGGTATTATGGAGTTCATATCAAACTGCCATTAGGAAATATCCTTTCCGATAAAGCCCGTAAATTTGCTGATATCGTAGAAAAATACGCAGCGGATGATGTGCGTATCACGGTGAACCAGGGCTTCCTGTTGAAGTTTCTGACAGAAGATGCACTACCACACCTCTTTAATGCCCTGCATGAAATTGATCTGGCCGAACCCGGCTTTGACAGTACTGCTGATGTGACTGCCTGTCCGGGAACTGATACGTGTAATCTGGGGATTTCAAATAGTACGGGTGCCTCAAATCGTATTGAGCAACTGATACGTGCCGAGTACCCAGAACTGGTTAAGAACAATGACATTAAAATCAAAATTAGTGGCTGCCCTAATTCATGCGGACAACATGGTATTGCAAGCATTGGCTTTCATGGTAGTTCTATGAAAGATAAAAATAAAAATGTATTACCGGCACTACAGGTACTGTTGGGTGGCGGCGTAGATGGCAATGGTGAAGGGCGTATTGCTGAAAAAATAACGAAAGTACCCAGTAAAAAAGTAGATGAAACCATGCGGGTACTACTGGATGATTACGAAGAAAATGGGAATGATGGAGAGTATTACGCTGATTACTATCTGCGTCAGGGTAAAATGTATTTCTACCATCTTTTAAAGCCATTGACTGATTTGGAGAGCCTGAGTCCTGAAGATTATAAAGATTGGAAGCATGAGCATGAAGAAGAGGCTTTTAAGGTAGAAGCAGGAGTTGGTGAATGTGCGGGCGTGGTGATTGACCTTATTCAGACACTCATTGTGGAAGCAGAAGAGAAATTGGAAAGTGCTTTAGAGAATTATCAGGGAGGAAACTATGCAGATGCTATTTACAATGCATACAGTGGATTTGTGATAGGAGCTAAGAGTCTTCTTTTGTCTGATGATAAAAACCCCAACAATCAGATGAATATTATCAAAGAATTTGATAAGCACTATGTAGAAAGTGGTAAAGTGAATTTAGATTCTTCTTTTGAAGCGTTAGTTCTACAGATAAGAGACTATGAACCTACAGAGGCTTTTGCAAAAAACTATATTGCAGCTTCTGAATCCTTTTTGACTTTGGTAAAAAAGCTTCGCGAGCAGCAGTTAAACAGCAAGGTACATGCTTAA
- the cobA gene encoding uroporphyrinogen-III C-methyltransferase → MLNQEYVKPRLSLVGAGPGDPELITLKGIRALETADVVLYDALANDELLKYVPENVPRIYVGKRAGSHRVAQEDINRLIVSCARQYGHVVRLKGGDPYIFGRGHEEQIYAEQAGIAVSLVPGISSVNAVPALQSIPLTRRGLSESFWVITGTTRKGTISNDVRLAAQSSATIVILMGMSRIEEIQQTFLSFGKADTPVAIIQNGSMPDERVGVSNVREMKTMAAETGLASPAVIIIGEVVALHPAHIAEAVKRELALKAEMHS, encoded by the coding sequence ATGCTTAATCAAGAATATGTAAAACCTCGTTTATCATTGGTTGGTGCAGGCCCCGGAGACCCTGAGTTAATCACACTTAAGGGTATTCGGGCCTTAGAAACCGCAGATGTAGTGCTCTATGATGCGCTCGCAAATGATGAACTTCTCAAGTATGTTCCTGAAAATGTTCCACGTATTTATGTTGGGAAACGAGCAGGTAGCCACAGAGTTGCTCAGGAAGATATCAATAGGCTGATAGTAAGCTGTGCACGTCAGTATGGTCATGTAGTGCGTCTTAAAGGAGGTGATCCTTATATTTTTGGTAGAGGACATGAAGAGCAAATCTATGCTGAACAAGCAGGTATAGCCGTATCGCTGGTACCTGGTATCAGTAGTGTTAATGCTGTGCCTGCATTACAATCCATACCACTAACGCGTAGAGGGCTGAGTGAAAGTTTTTGGGTAATTACTGGTACTACTCGTAAAGGCACTATTTCCAATGATGTAAGGCTGGCTGCACAATCTTCAGCTACCATCGTCATTCTAATGGGCATGTCTCGGATTGAGGAAATTCAACAGACTTTTTTAAGTTTTGGTAAAGCTGATACTCCGGTTGCAATAATTCAAAATGGCTCTATGCCTGATGAGAGGGTAGGAGTATCAAATGTTCGTGAGATGAAAACAATGGCTGCTGAAACCGGGCTGGCTTCACCCGCAGTGATTATCATTGGGGAGGTTGTTGCTTTGCATCCTGCTCACATTGCTGAAGCAGTAAAAAGAGAGCTTGCCCTTAAGGCAGAAATGCATTCCTGA
- a CDS encoding phosphoadenylyl-sulfate reductase, which produces MISWENNLFDLKHQDHIDRLNAIFRSMSPEERIKAMYSNKSLMEKNVILTSSFGTTAVYLLHLYFKMNIKQEVYFLDTSFHFDETLMYKHKLTQMFDLNVKELFPEDWKNKFTRENEVWKTDPDLCCSVNKVEPMLQIKQKADIWVSGLMSWQNDHRQNLDIFQWKEGTLKFYPIIDVKEDEVKNYLAKWSLPVHPLKPLGYESIGCKHCTFKGRGRAGRWSGNAKTECGLHQ; this is translated from the coding sequence ATGATAAGTTGGGAAAATAATTTATTTGATCTAAAGCATCAGGATCACATAGATCGTTTGAATGCTATTTTTCGCTCAATGTCTCCGGAAGAAAGGATTAAAGCTATGTATAGCAATAAGTCACTAATGGAGAAAAATGTCATCCTGACTTCTTCTTTTGGCACTACAGCAGTTTATCTTTTGCACCTTTATTTCAAAATGAATATTAAGCAGGAGGTATATTTTCTGGATACGTCATTTCATTTTGATGAAACCTTGATGTATAAGCATAAGCTTACTCAAATGTTTGATTTGAATGTAAAAGAATTATTTCCGGAAGACTGGAAAAATAAATTTACCAGAGAAAATGAAGTGTGGAAAACTGACCCTGACCTGTGCTGCTCGGTAAACAAAGTTGAACCTATGTTGCAGATCAAGCAGAAGGCAGATATTTGGGTCTCAGGCTTAATGAGCTGGCAAAATGATCACCGCCAGAATCTGGATATCTTTCAATGGAAAGAGGGGACACTTAAGTTTTATCCCATTATAGATGTGAAAGAAGATGAGGTGAAAAATTATTTGGCAAAATGGTCATTACCAGTTCATCCACTAAAACCTCTAGGTTATGAATCGATCGGCTGTAAACATTGTACTTTTAAAGGTAGGGGTAGGGCAGGACGCTGGTCGGGGAATGCCAAAACCGAATGTGGATTGCATCAGTAG
- a CDS encoding trans-sulfuration enzyme family protein, whose protein sequence is MADHKRHFETEAIRTQAERSQHREHSVPIFATSSFVFEDAEQARAMFADEIQGNIYTRFSNPNNDEFIEKLCALEGAEAGIATASGMAAMFISIASFLKTGDHVLASRSLFGSTHQILTQLLPRWGISHTYVDIHHPEEWEAQIRDNTKMIFVETPSNPGLDLLDLEWLGKLAEKYKLLLNVDNCFATPYLQNPLQWGAHIVTHSVTKFIDGQGRTIGGAVLGSKELIKEVKFMARHTGPAMSPFNGWILSKSLETLAVRMEKHCANALDLASWLEEQEEVESVKYPLLPSHPQYELAKKQMRLGGGILTFELKGGLDRGKRFLNALKMLSLTANLGDTRSICTHPASTTHSKLSDEERAVVGITPGLIRLSVGLEHTEDIKADLKQAIAKSTVH, encoded by the coding sequence ATGGCAGATCATAAACGTCATTTTGAGACAGAAGCCATCAGAACTCAGGCTGAGCGGTCTCAACATCGTGAGCACAGCGTGCCAATATTTGCTACCTCCAGTTTTGTATTTGAAGACGCAGAACAGGCTCGTGCCATGTTTGCTGACGAAATTCAAGGTAATATTTATACCCGCTTCTCAAATCCCAATAATGATGAGTTTATTGAGAAACTGTGCGCGTTAGAAGGTGCAGAAGCAGGCATAGCTACCGCATCGGGTATGGCCGCTATGTTTATCAGTATTGCCTCTTTTTTAAAAACTGGTGATCACGTGCTGGCTTCACGCTCTTTATTTGGCTCTACCCACCAAATCCTGACGCAACTACTACCCCGTTGGGGAATCTCCCATACTTATGTTGACATTCATCATCCTGAAGAATGGGAAGCCCAGATTAGGGATAATACCAAGATGATCTTTGTGGAAACACCTTCTAATCCCGGTTTGGATTTGCTGGATTTGGAGTGGTTGGGAAAGTTGGCGGAAAAATACAAGCTTTTGCTGAACGTTGACAACTGTTTTGCTACACCTTACTTACAAAACCCACTTCAATGGGGCGCCCATATTGTTACTCATTCGGTTACCAAATTCATAGATGGTCAGGGAAGGACGATAGGTGGAGCGGTGTTAGGAAGTAAAGAGCTCATAAAAGAAGTCAAATTTATGGCAAGACATACCGGCCCAGCCATGTCCCCCTTTAATGGATGGATTCTATCCAAAAGTCTGGAGACACTGGCGGTACGCATGGAAAAACACTGTGCCAATGCACTGGATTTGGCAAGCTGGCTGGAAGAGCAGGAGGAAGTAGAAAGTGTAAAGTATCCGTTACTGCCCTCTCACCCTCAATATGAACTCGCAAAAAAACAAATGCGACTAGGAGGAGGTATTCTTACTTTTGAATTAAAAGGTGGACTAGATAGAGGAAAGCGTTTTTTAAACGCGCTAAAAATGCTCTCACTTACTGCCAACTTAGGTGATACCCGTAGCATTTGTACTCATCCTGCTTCTACAACTCATTCTAAACTTTCTGATGAAGAAAGGGCTGTTGTAGGCATTACACCGGGGCTCATTCGTTTATCTGTTGGTTTAGAACACACTGAGGATATCAAAGCAGACCTGAAGCAGGCCATTGCAAAGTCTACCGTGCATTAG
- a CDS encoding OsmC family protein, with translation MQIKIKRLNDAFHMEATNENGVSIHMDSSPDVGGQNKGMRPMQLLLSGIGGCSTIDILDILKKQRQQVHDIDVNIKATRYEGETPSLFKTIHLEYIFHGNLDESKVKRAIDLSLDKYCSVAKILEKTAEISYSFQVKS, from the coding sequence ATGCAGATAAAAATTAAAAGGCTAAACGATGCTTTTCATATGGAAGCCACAAATGAGAATGGCGTCAGCATTCACATGGACTCCAGCCCCGATGTAGGAGGACAAAATAAAGGAATGCGCCCTATGCAGTTATTGCTTTCCGGAATTGGTGGATGCAGCACCATAGACATATTAGATATTCTAAAAAAGCAGAGACAGCAGGTTCATGACATTGATGTAAATATTAAAGCTACGCGCTACGAAGGAGAAACACCATCACTTTTTAAAACGATTCACCTTGAATACATCTTTCATGGAAACCTTGATGAAAGTAAGGTTAAAAGAGCCATTGACCTTTCTCTTGACAAATACTGCTCTGTTGCTAAAATATTAGAAAAAACTGCCGAAATATCATATAGCTTTCAGGTAAAATCATAA
- a CDS encoding rhodanese-like domain-containing protein has translation MKEITVQELKKMQDAKESFQFIDVREPYEYEEANLGAELIPLGDVPSSVDKFKKDQKVVVHCRSGKRSANAIKFLEDNYQYNNLYNLKGGILAYQQEIED, from the coding sequence ATGAAAGAAATCACTGTACAAGAATTAAAAAAGATGCAGGATGCTAAAGAGAGTTTTCAGTTTATTGATGTAAGAGAACCATATGAGTATGAAGAAGCTAATTTGGGAGCAGAGTTAATTCCATTAGGAGATGTTCCTAGTAGTGTAGATAAGTTTAAAAAAGACCAGAAAGTGGTAGTGCATTGCCGAAGTGGTAAACGGAGTGCAAATGCTATCAAGTTTCTGGAAGATAACTATCAGTACAATAACCTCTATAATCTAAAAGGAGGAATACTAGCGTATCAACAGGAGATAGAAGACTAA